A single window of Channa argus isolate prfri chromosome 2, Channa argus male v1.0, whole genome shotgun sequence DNA harbors:
- the LOC137104696 gene encoding mucin-5AC-like isoform X1, with protein MCAFYCFGLTLTAHDESSQVYLGQIPCLNEIYKNTTGSRERQGSVVRSVSLAGPVPPTLVEALHTAGAPALSNGASATDPRQQSSTATACRVSPMELPLGGPALRHYTQSRPRPHRQKLNHRPSRPQETIIESENEVLEHMGRVDEGVEEFFTKRVLPTDTLKKQDEESITVHDLAPASSIPCPPPTKTLRRKLGDFFTLKKRRGLKSEASHEGRPKKTSIADLIRPLREVARAEKEKDKDRVKEHDKENEKEKSKEQLGGDTGEPAVQETPVPGAPPLRGEAVPPRRALREGKSQSLILLSGSAAAGTTNARNNAKKQFEGQHSFEQKLHLMLQRIGVSKPQPGETQNQEGEMKKAESEGTIIDSKPEPPPTFSKPRTMSASSDTRHQIRPSLSAHESAGKPALPPKPVLKPGPPPTTSGRNTPENELTQIQETETNMPTKPTTAAASSPSPPAAATIVPTISNSIPDSASFKVSPSSTVTPPDTEICTDSVSPTAAVTTPTNVTELDSKTSVPEPTTTSTTELPTFTYPAFLTSTTTPTEPPATASVLSTSSESITLSLTVTTSSATIATPSITTSETVSAPGDESPVTTTSTNLSTESTLPEPNVVLSVDGSPAAGGDAAISVITTTSSPSSSTSNMPTGLFATAEIVTGASDGPVTSTITSVSSVTEPTSPRCSSNDTITVSPDATVATSSILPISTTMSSVCLPATLSPIDTSVPSTSCSETTPTDTTSTITSLTHADITFTPSSATTAAITSPFTTDSDPQHTDHVSLTLTTPIISGLPSTDNSSATSQHLTSPAPCNDNSDLQKLPEDISSVEPAEKGTAADEVVKMVQISKPTEMDETKEVVNGEKKSEDHSEKATLVASEGIRKEVQEEGVKPEEETMAAPASGKECVRCSDKGVVEGPKQEEAKSVKDK; from the exons ATGTGTGCCTTTTACTGTTTTGGATTGACTCTTACAGCTCACGACGAATCCTCCCAGGTTTATTTAGGACAGATTCCTTGCTTAAATGAAATTTATAAGAATACTACT GGGAGCAGAGAAAGGCAAGGCTCTGTTGTCAGATCTGTCAGTCTTGCCGGCCCAGTCCCTCCCACCTTGGTGGAGGCATTACATACTGCTGGTGCTCCTGCTCTTAGCAACGGTGCCTCAGCAACAGATCCACGGCAACAGAGCTCCACGGCAACAGCGTGCCGTGTCTCCCCGATGGAGCTGCCATTGGGCGGACCAGCGCTCAGGCACTACACCCAGAGCAGACCGAGACCTCACCGACAAAAACTGAACCATCGTCCCAGCAGACCGCAG GAGACAATAATTGAGAGTGAAAATGAAGTCCTTGAGCACATGGGGCGAGTGGATGAAGGAGTTGAAGAGTTCTTTACTAAAAGAGTACTTCCTACTGATACACT aaaaAAGCAAGACGAGGAATCTATCACAGTGCATGATTTGGCTCCTGCCAGCTCTATCCCTTGTCCACCACCAACAAAAACACTCAGGAGGAAGCTTGGTGATTTCTTTACACTCAAAAAGAGACGAGGTTTGAAATCAGAGGCAAGCCATGAGGGGCGACCCAAAAAGACCTCGATTGCTGATCTCATCCGCCCACTTAGAGAGGTTGCCAgagctgagaaagaaaaagacaaggaCAGAGTGAAGGAGCATGacaaggaaaatgaaaaggagaaaTCAAAAGAGCAACTCGGTGGTGATACTGGAGAGCCAGCTGTTCAGGAGACTCCTGTTCCTGGTGCTCCACCACTGAGGGGTGAAGCGGTGCCTCCCCGCCGAGCTCTCAGAGAAGGGAAGTCCCAGTCTCTGATTTTACTGTCTGGGTCGGCTGCAGCAGGGACAACGAATGCCAGAAACAACGCAAAG AAACAATTTGAAGGCCAACATAGCTTTGAACAGAAACTCCATCTCATGCTTCAGCGCATTGGAGTTTCCAAACCCCAGCCAGGAGAGACTCAG AATCAGGAGGGAGAGATGAAAAAGGCAGAATCTGAAG GTACGATTATTGACAGTAAACCTGAGCCACCGCCTACTTTCTCAAAACCTCGAACAATGTCTGCATCATCAG acACAAGGCATCAAATTCGGCCAAGTCTGTCGGCACACGAGTCAGCCGGGAAACCTGCTTTGCCTCCAAAGCCAGTTCTCAAGCCAGGTCCACCCCCCACAACATCTGGCCGCAACACACCTGAGAATGAGCTGACCCAAATACAGGAAACGGAGACAAACATGCCCACTAAACCCACAACAGCTGCAGCTTcgtctccttctcctcctgctgctgctaccATCGTTCCTACAATCTCAAACTCAATCCCTGACTCAGCTAGTTTTAAAGTTTCACCTTCAAGTACTGTAACTCCACCTGACACCGAAATATGCACTGACTCTGTTAGTCCTACTGCAGCAGTTACAACACCCACAAATGTTACAGAGCTTGACAGTAAAACCTCTGTCCCTGAacctactactactagtactactgAACTACCCACCTTTACCTATCCAGCATTCCTTACAAGCACCACTACACCCACAGAACCCCCCGCCACTGCCTCAGTTCTTTCCACTTCCTCTGAGTCCATTACTCTGAGCCTCACTGTCACTACCAGTTCAGCAACAATAGCTACGCCTTCCATTACCACCTCGGAAACAGTTTCTGCTCCCGGCGATGAAAGCCCAGTTACCACAACATCAACAAATCTGTCAACTGAATCGACTTTGCCAGAGCCAAATGTCGTTCTCTCAGTTGATGGTAGTCCCGCTGCTGGTGGTGATGCAGCTATTTCTGTCATCACCACGACTTCATCACCTTCCTCTAGCACATCAAACATGCCGACAGGCTTGTTCGCTACTGCCGAAATAGTTACTGGAGCTAGTGATGGTCCAGTCACCTCCACTATAACTTCAGTTTCATCAGTCACTGAACCTACATCTCCACGTTGTAGCTCAAATGACACCATTACAGTTTCACCTGATGCAACCGTTGCAACCTCCTCCATCCTTCCTATATCCACTACCATGAGCTCTGTCTGCCTCCCAGCCACCCTCAGCCCCATTGACACCTCTGTTCCCTCCACTTCTTGTAGTGAAACAACCCCTACAGACACCACTTCCACCATCACCAGTTTAACCCATGCAGACATCACTTTTACCCCCAGTTCAGCAACCACAGCTGCAATTACCTCCCCTTTCACAACTGACTCTGACCCACAACACACCGACCATGTCAGCTTGACCCTCACAACCCCAATCATCTCTGGCCTCCCCTCTACTGATAACTCAAGTGCTACTTCTCAACATTTGACTAGTCCAGCGCCCTGTAATGACAACAGTGATTTGCAGAAATTACCAGAAGACATATCCAGTGTGGAGCCTGCAGAAAAGGGAACAG CAGCTGATGAGGTGGTTAAAATGGTTCAAATAAGCAAACCAACTGAGATGGACGAGACTAAGGAAGTTGTCAATGGTGAGAAGAAGAGCGAGGATCACAGTGAGAAAGCAACATTGGTCGCCAGTGAAGGGATAAGAAAAGAAGTGCAGGAAGAAGGTGTGAAACCCGAAGAAGAAACAATGGCTGCACCTGCATCAGGTAAAGAGTGTGTGCGGTGCAGTGACAAGGGTGTTGTAGAGGGTCCAAAACAAGAAGAAGCAAAGTCAGTGAAAGACAagtaa
- the LOC137104696 gene encoding uncharacterized protein isoform X2 produces MCAFYCFGLTLTAHDESSQVYLGQIPCLNEIYKNTTGSRERQGSVVRSVSLAGPVPPTLVEALHTAGAPALSNGASATDPRQQSSTATACRVSPMELPLGGPALRHYTQSRPRPHRQKLNHRPSRPQETIIESENEVLEHMGRVDEGVEEFFTKRVLPTDTLKKQDEESITVHDLAPASSIPCPPPTKTLRRKLGDFFTLKKRRGLKSEASHEGRPKKTSIADLIRPLREVARAEKEKDKDRVKEHDKENEKEKSKEQLGGDTGEPAVQETPVPGAPPLRGEAVPPRRALREGKSQSLILLSGSAAAGTTNARNNAKKQFEGQHSFEQKLHLMLQRIGVSKPQPGETQNQEGEMKKAESEGTIIDSKPEPPPTFSKPRTMSASSDTRHQIRPSLSAHESAGKPALPPKPVLKPGPPPTTSGRNTPENELTQIQETETNMPTKPTTAAASSPSPPAAATIVPTISNSIPDSASFKVSPSSTVTPPDTEICTDSVSPTAAVTTPTNVTELDSKTSVPEPTTTSTTELPTFTYPAFLTSTTTPTEPPATASVLSTSSESITLSLTVTTSSATIATPSITTSETVSAPGDESPVTTTSTNLSTESTLPEPNVVLSVDGSPAAGGDAAISVITTTSSPSSSTSNMPTGLFATAEIVTGASDGPVTSTITSVSSVTEPTSPRCSSNDTITVSPDATVATSSILPISTTMSSVCLPATLSPIDTSVPSTSCSETTPTDTTSTITSLTHADITFTPSSATTAAITSPFTTDSDPQHTDHVSLTLTTPIISGLPSTDNSSATSQHLTSPAPCNDNSDLQKLPEDISSVEPAEKGTADEVVKMVQISKPTEMDETKEVVNGEKKSEDHSEKATLVASEGIRKEVQEEGVKPEEETMAAPASGKECVRCSDKGVVEGPKQEEAKSVKDK; encoded by the exons ATGTGTGCCTTTTACTGTTTTGGATTGACTCTTACAGCTCACGACGAATCCTCCCAGGTTTATTTAGGACAGATTCCTTGCTTAAATGAAATTTATAAGAATACTACT GGGAGCAGAGAAAGGCAAGGCTCTGTTGTCAGATCTGTCAGTCTTGCCGGCCCAGTCCCTCCCACCTTGGTGGAGGCATTACATACTGCTGGTGCTCCTGCTCTTAGCAACGGTGCCTCAGCAACAGATCCACGGCAACAGAGCTCCACGGCAACAGCGTGCCGTGTCTCCCCGATGGAGCTGCCATTGGGCGGACCAGCGCTCAGGCACTACACCCAGAGCAGACCGAGACCTCACCGACAAAAACTGAACCATCGTCCCAGCAGACCGCAG GAGACAATAATTGAGAGTGAAAATGAAGTCCTTGAGCACATGGGGCGAGTGGATGAAGGAGTTGAAGAGTTCTTTACTAAAAGAGTACTTCCTACTGATACACT aaaaAAGCAAGACGAGGAATCTATCACAGTGCATGATTTGGCTCCTGCCAGCTCTATCCCTTGTCCACCACCAACAAAAACACTCAGGAGGAAGCTTGGTGATTTCTTTACACTCAAAAAGAGACGAGGTTTGAAATCAGAGGCAAGCCATGAGGGGCGACCCAAAAAGACCTCGATTGCTGATCTCATCCGCCCACTTAGAGAGGTTGCCAgagctgagaaagaaaaagacaaggaCAGAGTGAAGGAGCATGacaaggaaaatgaaaaggagaaaTCAAAAGAGCAACTCGGTGGTGATACTGGAGAGCCAGCTGTTCAGGAGACTCCTGTTCCTGGTGCTCCACCACTGAGGGGTGAAGCGGTGCCTCCCCGCCGAGCTCTCAGAGAAGGGAAGTCCCAGTCTCTGATTTTACTGTCTGGGTCGGCTGCAGCAGGGACAACGAATGCCAGAAACAACGCAAAG AAACAATTTGAAGGCCAACATAGCTTTGAACAGAAACTCCATCTCATGCTTCAGCGCATTGGAGTTTCCAAACCCCAGCCAGGAGAGACTCAG AATCAGGAGGGAGAGATGAAAAAGGCAGAATCTGAAG GTACGATTATTGACAGTAAACCTGAGCCACCGCCTACTTTCTCAAAACCTCGAACAATGTCTGCATCATCAG acACAAGGCATCAAATTCGGCCAAGTCTGTCGGCACACGAGTCAGCCGGGAAACCTGCTTTGCCTCCAAAGCCAGTTCTCAAGCCAGGTCCACCCCCCACAACATCTGGCCGCAACACACCTGAGAATGAGCTGACCCAAATACAGGAAACGGAGACAAACATGCCCACTAAACCCACAACAGCTGCAGCTTcgtctccttctcctcctgctgctgctaccATCGTTCCTACAATCTCAAACTCAATCCCTGACTCAGCTAGTTTTAAAGTTTCACCTTCAAGTACTGTAACTCCACCTGACACCGAAATATGCACTGACTCTGTTAGTCCTACTGCAGCAGTTACAACACCCACAAATGTTACAGAGCTTGACAGTAAAACCTCTGTCCCTGAacctactactactagtactactgAACTACCCACCTTTACCTATCCAGCATTCCTTACAAGCACCACTACACCCACAGAACCCCCCGCCACTGCCTCAGTTCTTTCCACTTCCTCTGAGTCCATTACTCTGAGCCTCACTGTCACTACCAGTTCAGCAACAATAGCTACGCCTTCCATTACCACCTCGGAAACAGTTTCTGCTCCCGGCGATGAAAGCCCAGTTACCACAACATCAACAAATCTGTCAACTGAATCGACTTTGCCAGAGCCAAATGTCGTTCTCTCAGTTGATGGTAGTCCCGCTGCTGGTGGTGATGCAGCTATTTCTGTCATCACCACGACTTCATCACCTTCCTCTAGCACATCAAACATGCCGACAGGCTTGTTCGCTACTGCCGAAATAGTTACTGGAGCTAGTGATGGTCCAGTCACCTCCACTATAACTTCAGTTTCATCAGTCACTGAACCTACATCTCCACGTTGTAGCTCAAATGACACCATTACAGTTTCACCTGATGCAACCGTTGCAACCTCCTCCATCCTTCCTATATCCACTACCATGAGCTCTGTCTGCCTCCCAGCCACCCTCAGCCCCATTGACACCTCTGTTCCCTCCACTTCTTGTAGTGAAACAACCCCTACAGACACCACTTCCACCATCACCAGTTTAACCCATGCAGACATCACTTTTACCCCCAGTTCAGCAACCACAGCTGCAATTACCTCCCCTTTCACAACTGACTCTGACCCACAACACACCGACCATGTCAGCTTGACCCTCACAACCCCAATCATCTCTGGCCTCCCCTCTACTGATAACTCAAGTGCTACTTCTCAACATTTGACTAGTCCAGCGCCCTGTAATGACAACAGTGATTTGCAGAAATTACCAGAAGACATATCCAGTGTGGAGCCTGCAGAAAAGGGAACAG CTGATGAGGTGGTTAAAATGGTTCAAATAAGCAAACCAACTGAGATGGACGAGACTAAGGAAGTTGTCAATGGTGAGAAGAAGAGCGAGGATCACAGTGAGAAAGCAACATTGGTCGCCAGTGAAGGGATAAGAAAAGAAGTGCAGGAAGAAGGTGTGAAACCCGAAGAAGAAACAATGGCTGCACCTGCATCAGGTAAAGAGTGTGTGCGGTGCAGTGACAAGGGTGTTGTAGAGGGTCCAAAACAAGAAGAAGCAAAGTCAGTGAAAGACAagtaa
- the LOC137104696 gene encoding uncharacterized protein isoform X3: protein MKFIRILLERQGSVVRSVSLAGPVPPTLVEALHTAGAPALSNGASATDPRQQSSTATACRVSPMELPLGGPALRHYTQSRPRPHRQKLNHRPSRPQETIIESENEVLEHMGRVDEGVEEFFTKRVLPTDTLKKQDEESITVHDLAPASSIPCPPPTKTLRRKLGDFFTLKKRRGLKSEASHEGRPKKTSIADLIRPLREVARAEKEKDKDRVKEHDKENEKEKSKEQLGGDTGEPAVQETPVPGAPPLRGEAVPPRRALREGKSQSLILLSGSAAAGTTNARNNAKKQFEGQHSFEQKLHLMLQRIGVSKPQPGETQNQEGEMKKAESEGTIIDSKPEPPPTFSKPRTMSASSDTRHQIRPSLSAHESAGKPALPPKPVLKPGPPPTTSGRNTPENELTQIQETETNMPTKPTTAAASSPSPPAAATIVPTISNSIPDSASFKVSPSSTVTPPDTEICTDSVSPTAAVTTPTNVTELDSKTSVPEPTTTSTTELPTFTYPAFLTSTTTPTEPPATASVLSTSSESITLSLTVTTSSATIATPSITTSETVSAPGDESPVTTTSTNLSTESTLPEPNVVLSVDGSPAAGGDAAISVITTTSSPSSSTSNMPTGLFATAEIVTGASDGPVTSTITSVSSVTEPTSPRCSSNDTITVSPDATVATSSILPISTTMSSVCLPATLSPIDTSVPSTSCSETTPTDTTSTITSLTHADITFTPSSATTAAITSPFTTDSDPQHTDHVSLTLTTPIISGLPSTDNSSATSQHLTSPAPCNDNSDLQKLPEDISSVEPAEKGTAADEVVKMVQISKPTEMDETKEVVNGEKKSEDHSEKATLVASEGIRKEVQEEGVKPEEETMAAPASGKECVRCSDKGVVEGPKQEEAKSVKDK from the exons ATGAAATTTATAAGAATACTACT AGAAAGGCAAGGCTCTGTTGTCAGATCTGTCAGTCTTGCCGGCCCAGTCCCTCCCACCTTGGTGGAGGCATTACATACTGCTGGTGCTCCTGCTCTTAGCAACGGTGCCTCAGCAACAGATCCACGGCAACAGAGCTCCACGGCAACAGCGTGCCGTGTCTCCCCGATGGAGCTGCCATTGGGCGGACCAGCGCTCAGGCACTACACCCAGAGCAGACCGAGACCTCACCGACAAAAACTGAACCATCGTCCCAGCAGACCGCAG GAGACAATAATTGAGAGTGAAAATGAAGTCCTTGAGCACATGGGGCGAGTGGATGAAGGAGTTGAAGAGTTCTTTACTAAAAGAGTACTTCCTACTGATACACT aaaaAAGCAAGACGAGGAATCTATCACAGTGCATGATTTGGCTCCTGCCAGCTCTATCCCTTGTCCACCACCAACAAAAACACTCAGGAGGAAGCTTGGTGATTTCTTTACACTCAAAAAGAGACGAGGTTTGAAATCAGAGGCAAGCCATGAGGGGCGACCCAAAAAGACCTCGATTGCTGATCTCATCCGCCCACTTAGAGAGGTTGCCAgagctgagaaagaaaaagacaaggaCAGAGTGAAGGAGCATGacaaggaaaatgaaaaggagaaaTCAAAAGAGCAACTCGGTGGTGATACTGGAGAGCCAGCTGTTCAGGAGACTCCTGTTCCTGGTGCTCCACCACTGAGGGGTGAAGCGGTGCCTCCCCGCCGAGCTCTCAGAGAAGGGAAGTCCCAGTCTCTGATTTTACTGTCTGGGTCGGCTGCAGCAGGGACAACGAATGCCAGAAACAACGCAAAG AAACAATTTGAAGGCCAACATAGCTTTGAACAGAAACTCCATCTCATGCTTCAGCGCATTGGAGTTTCCAAACCCCAGCCAGGAGAGACTCAG AATCAGGAGGGAGAGATGAAAAAGGCAGAATCTGAAG GTACGATTATTGACAGTAAACCTGAGCCACCGCCTACTTTCTCAAAACCTCGAACAATGTCTGCATCATCAG acACAAGGCATCAAATTCGGCCAAGTCTGTCGGCACACGAGTCAGCCGGGAAACCTGCTTTGCCTCCAAAGCCAGTTCTCAAGCCAGGTCCACCCCCCACAACATCTGGCCGCAACACACCTGAGAATGAGCTGACCCAAATACAGGAAACGGAGACAAACATGCCCACTAAACCCACAACAGCTGCAGCTTcgtctccttctcctcctgctgctgctaccATCGTTCCTACAATCTCAAACTCAATCCCTGACTCAGCTAGTTTTAAAGTTTCACCTTCAAGTACTGTAACTCCACCTGACACCGAAATATGCACTGACTCTGTTAGTCCTACTGCAGCAGTTACAACACCCACAAATGTTACAGAGCTTGACAGTAAAACCTCTGTCCCTGAacctactactactagtactactgAACTACCCACCTTTACCTATCCAGCATTCCTTACAAGCACCACTACACCCACAGAACCCCCCGCCACTGCCTCAGTTCTTTCCACTTCCTCTGAGTCCATTACTCTGAGCCTCACTGTCACTACCAGTTCAGCAACAATAGCTACGCCTTCCATTACCACCTCGGAAACAGTTTCTGCTCCCGGCGATGAAAGCCCAGTTACCACAACATCAACAAATCTGTCAACTGAATCGACTTTGCCAGAGCCAAATGTCGTTCTCTCAGTTGATGGTAGTCCCGCTGCTGGTGGTGATGCAGCTATTTCTGTCATCACCACGACTTCATCACCTTCCTCTAGCACATCAAACATGCCGACAGGCTTGTTCGCTACTGCCGAAATAGTTACTGGAGCTAGTGATGGTCCAGTCACCTCCACTATAACTTCAGTTTCATCAGTCACTGAACCTACATCTCCACGTTGTAGCTCAAATGACACCATTACAGTTTCACCTGATGCAACCGTTGCAACCTCCTCCATCCTTCCTATATCCACTACCATGAGCTCTGTCTGCCTCCCAGCCACCCTCAGCCCCATTGACACCTCTGTTCCCTCCACTTCTTGTAGTGAAACAACCCCTACAGACACCACTTCCACCATCACCAGTTTAACCCATGCAGACATCACTTTTACCCCCAGTTCAGCAACCACAGCTGCAATTACCTCCCCTTTCACAACTGACTCTGACCCACAACACACCGACCATGTCAGCTTGACCCTCACAACCCCAATCATCTCTGGCCTCCCCTCTACTGATAACTCAAGTGCTACTTCTCAACATTTGACTAGTCCAGCGCCCTGTAATGACAACAGTGATTTGCAGAAATTACCAGAAGACATATCCAGTGTGGAGCCTGCAGAAAAGGGAACAG CAGCTGATGAGGTGGTTAAAATGGTTCAAATAAGCAAACCAACTGAGATGGACGAGACTAAGGAAGTTGTCAATGGTGAGAAGAAGAGCGAGGATCACAGTGAGAAAGCAACATTGGTCGCCAGTGAAGGGATAAGAAAAGAAGTGCAGGAAGAAGGTGTGAAACCCGAAGAAGAAACAATGGCTGCACCTGCATCAGGTAAAGAGTGTGTGCGGTGCAGTGACAAGGGTGTTGTAGAGGGTCCAAAACAAGAAGAAGCAAAGTCAGTGAAAGACAagtaa
- the LOC137104696 gene encoding uncharacterized protein isoform X4 produces the protein MELPLGGPALRHYTQSRPRPHRQKLNHRPSRPQETIIESENEVLEHMGRVDEGVEEFFTKRVLPTDTLKKQDEESITVHDLAPASSIPCPPPTKTLRRKLGDFFTLKKRRGLKSEASHEGRPKKTSIADLIRPLREVARAEKEKDKDRVKEHDKENEKEKSKEQLGGDTGEPAVQETPVPGAPPLRGEAVPPRRALREGKSQSLILLSGSAAAGTTNARNNAKKQFEGQHSFEQKLHLMLQRIGVSKPQPGETQNQEGEMKKAESEGTIIDSKPEPPPTFSKPRTMSASSDTRHQIRPSLSAHESAGKPALPPKPVLKPGPPPTTSGRNTPENELTQIQETETNMPTKPTTAAASSPSPPAAATIVPTISNSIPDSASFKVSPSSTVTPPDTEICTDSVSPTAAVTTPTNVTELDSKTSVPEPTTTSTTELPTFTYPAFLTSTTTPTEPPATASVLSTSSESITLSLTVTTSSATIATPSITTSETVSAPGDESPVTTTSTNLSTESTLPEPNVVLSVDGSPAAGGDAAISVITTTSSPSSSTSNMPTGLFATAEIVTGASDGPVTSTITSVSSVTEPTSPRCSSNDTITVSPDATVATSSILPISTTMSSVCLPATLSPIDTSVPSTSCSETTPTDTTSTITSLTHADITFTPSSATTAAITSPFTTDSDPQHTDHVSLTLTTPIISGLPSTDNSSATSQHLTSPAPCNDNSDLQKLPEDISSVEPAEKGTAADEVVKMVQISKPTEMDETKEVVNGEKKSEDHSEKATLVASEGIRKEVQEEGVKPEEETMAAPASGKECVRCSDKGVVEGPKQEEAKSVKDK, from the exons ATGGAGCTGCCATTGGGCGGACCAGCGCTCAGGCACTACACCCAGAGCAGACCGAGACCTCACCGACAAAAACTGAACCATCGTCCCAGCAGACCGCAG GAGACAATAATTGAGAGTGAAAATGAAGTCCTTGAGCACATGGGGCGAGTGGATGAAGGAGTTGAAGAGTTCTTTACTAAAAGAGTACTTCCTACTGATACACT aaaaAAGCAAGACGAGGAATCTATCACAGTGCATGATTTGGCTCCTGCCAGCTCTATCCCTTGTCCACCACCAACAAAAACACTCAGGAGGAAGCTTGGTGATTTCTTTACACTCAAAAAGAGACGAGGTTTGAAATCAGAGGCAAGCCATGAGGGGCGACCCAAAAAGACCTCGATTGCTGATCTCATCCGCCCACTTAGAGAGGTTGCCAgagctgagaaagaaaaagacaaggaCAGAGTGAAGGAGCATGacaaggaaaatgaaaaggagaaaTCAAAAGAGCAACTCGGTGGTGATACTGGAGAGCCAGCTGTTCAGGAGACTCCTGTTCCTGGTGCTCCACCACTGAGGGGTGAAGCGGTGCCTCCCCGCCGAGCTCTCAGAGAAGGGAAGTCCCAGTCTCTGATTTTACTGTCTGGGTCGGCTGCAGCAGGGACAACGAATGCCAGAAACAACGCAAAG AAACAATTTGAAGGCCAACATAGCTTTGAACAGAAACTCCATCTCATGCTTCAGCGCATTGGAGTTTCCAAACCCCAGCCAGGAGAGACTCAG AATCAGGAGGGAGAGATGAAAAAGGCAGAATCTGAAG GTACGATTATTGACAGTAAACCTGAGCCACCGCCTACTTTCTCAAAACCTCGAACAATGTCTGCATCATCAG acACAAGGCATCAAATTCGGCCAAGTCTGTCGGCACACGAGTCAGCCGGGAAACCTGCTTTGCCTCCAAAGCCAGTTCTCAAGCCAGGTCCACCCCCCACAACATCTGGCCGCAACACACCTGAGAATGAGCTGACCCAAATACAGGAAACGGAGACAAACATGCCCACTAAACCCACAACAGCTGCAGCTTcgtctccttctcctcctgctgctgctaccATCGTTCCTACAATCTCAAACTCAATCCCTGACTCAGCTAGTTTTAAAGTTTCACCTTCAAGTACTGTAACTCCACCTGACACCGAAATATGCACTGACTCTGTTAGTCCTACTGCAGCAGTTACAACACCCACAAATGTTACAGAGCTTGACAGTAAAACCTCTGTCCCTGAacctactactactagtactactgAACTACCCACCTTTACCTATCCAGCATTCCTTACAAGCACCACTACACCCACAGAACCCCCCGCCACTGCCTCAGTTCTTTCCACTTCCTCTGAGTCCATTACTCTGAGCCTCACTGTCACTACCAGTTCAGCAACAATAGCTACGCCTTCCATTACCACCTCGGAAACAGTTTCTGCTCCCGGCGATGAAAGCCCAGTTACCACAACATCAACAAATCTGTCAACTGAATCGACTTTGCCAGAGCCAAATGTCGTTCTCTCAGTTGATGGTAGTCCCGCTGCTGGTGGTGATGCAGCTATTTCTGTCATCACCACGACTTCATCACCTTCCTCTAGCACATCAAACATGCCGACAGGCTTGTTCGCTACTGCCGAAATAGTTACTGGAGCTAGTGATGGTCCAGTCACCTCCACTATAACTTCAGTTTCATCAGTCACTGAACCTACATCTCCACGTTGTAGCTCAAATGACACCATTACAGTTTCACCTGATGCAACCGTTGCAACCTCCTCCATCCTTCCTATATCCACTACCATGAGCTCTGTCTGCCTCCCAGCCACCCTCAGCCCCATTGACACCTCTGTTCCCTCCACTTCTTGTAGTGAAACAACCCCTACAGACACCACTTCCACCATCACCAGTTTAACCCATGCAGACATCACTTTTACCCCCAGTTCAGCAACCACAGCTGCAATTACCTCCCCTTTCACAACTGACTCTGACCCACAACACACCGACCATGTCAGCTTGACCCTCACAACCCCAATCATCTCTGGCCTCCCCTCTACTGATAACTCAAGTGCTACTTCTCAACATTTGACTAGTCCAGCGCCCTGTAATGACAACAGTGATTTGCAGAAATTACCAGAAGACATATCCAGTGTGGAGCCTGCAGAAAAGGGAACAG CAGCTGATGAGGTGGTTAAAATGGTTCAAATAAGCAAACCAACTGAGATGGACGAGACTAAGGAAGTTGTCAATGGTGAGAAGAAGAGCGAGGATCACAGTGAGAAAGCAACATTGGTCGCCAGTGAAGGGATAAGAAAAGAAGTGCAGGAAGAAGGTGTGAAACCCGAAGAAGAAACAATGGCTGCACCTGCATCAGGTAAAGAGTGTGTGCGGTGCAGTGACAAGGGTGTTGTAGAGGGTCCAAAACAAGAAGAAGCAAAGTCAGTGAAAGACAagtaa